In Solenopsis invicta isolate M01_SB chromosome 1, UNIL_Sinv_3.0, whole genome shotgun sequence, one genomic interval encodes:
- the LOC105202031 gene encoding inositol monophosphatase 2: MARYAEDVYYETAIKLTREAAQILRDAINNLKHVDQKMGNWDPVTEYDRKIEDIIIGKLKRAFPDHRFIAEESTGSELPELTDAPTWIIDPIDGTVNFIHGFPHTCVVIGLAVKKEMVLGIVYNPILEELFTARKGRGAFLNGKPIHVSKVQDLSKALFCMEPGFINVDALREKTLERLQTIITKVHGFRCLGVAALTLCYVALGIIEAYYIEGPAISTWDIAAASLIISEAGGVVVDRITGEPIDIMKPRAVAACNNRIARDIVRLIREADQRVEMRTK, from the exons ATGGCACGATACGCCGAGGACGTGTACTACGAAACTGCTATTAAATTGACGCGCGAGGCTGCCCAG attcTCCGAGATGCCATCAACAATCTCAAACATGTCGACCAGAAAATGGGCAATTGGGATCCCGTCACAGAGTACGACCGAAAGATAGAAGATATTATCATCGGCAAACTCAAACGGGCATTCCCAGATCACAG GTTTATCGCGGAGGAGTCGACTGGCTCAGAACTGCCGGAATTAACTGACGCCCCTACATGGATCATAGATCCCATCGATGGCACTGTCAACTTCATTCACGGATTCCCGCATACGTGCGTGGTCATCGGTCTGGCCGTGAAAAAAGAAATGGTCCTTGGTATCGTGTACAATCCAATTCTCGAGGAGCTGTTTACAGCTAGAAAAGGACGAGGCGCATTTTTGAACGGGAAACCGATTCACGTGTCTAAAGTGCAAG ACTTGTCGAAAGCTTTGTTTTGTATGGAACCTGGCTTCATAAACGTAGATGCTTTACGAGAGAAGACGTTGGAGAGGCTCCAAACCATCATTACAAAGGTTCACGG CTTTCGCTGTCTCGGCGTGGCGGCGTTAACATTGTGTTACGTCGCACTCGGGATCATAGAAGCCTATTACATCGAAGGTCCTGCCATCTCGACATGGGACATAGCCGCGGCATCGTTGATTATTTCGGAAGCGGGAGGCGTCGTCGTGGACCGCATAACAG GAGAACCGATCGACATCATGAAGCCGCGTGCGGTAGCTGCATGCAACAACAGGATTGCCCGCGATATCGTTAGACTCATCCGTGAAGCCGATCAACGAGTAGAGATGAGaacaaaataa
- the LOC105202030 gene encoding inositol-phosphate phosphatase isoform X1 gives MTHEFALSSSFFSFPVWHATRYRAESRVVTIQGEVSTNRSVVPVQFSTSTIMSSDLDITKCFEFAKELMLHAGKILESSFESKKEVYDKGELDFVTDVDYKIEKIFIDALSKQFPDHKIIAEETIGMEKIPELTDAPTWFLDPIDGTTNLIHSFPHVCISLGLTVCKELVLGIIYNPLCSELYSAIKGEGAFLNEKPIHTSKITELKKALLFCDSSILKIMKKNKDIHAARFDALIEMTQTTRNTGSGALALAYIARGAVDCFHYDGLRPWDVAAGTLIIREAGGTIIDTKGGAYDIMNPHTIAAANEILAREMSKVITDTDLKT, from the exons AGGTTAGTACGAATCGATCAGTCGTACCGGTACAATTCTCAACGTCGACTATCATGTCAAGCGATCTGGACATCACAAAGTGCTTCgagttcgcgaaagaactcatGTTGCATGCAGGCAAG ATTCTCGAAAGTAGTTTCGAAAGCAAAAAAGAAGTATATGACAAAGGAGAGTTGGATTTTGTAACCGATGTTGATtacaaaattgagaaaatatttatcgatGCTCTATCCAAGCAGTTTCCTGATCACAA GATTATCGCGGAAGAAACGATAGGGATGGAGAAAATACCAGAATTGACGGACGCACCGACGTGGTTCCTTGATCCGATCGACGGAACCACAAATTTAATACATTCGTTTCCTCATGTCTGCATATCCTTAGGTTTGACGGTCTGCAAAGAGCTCGTTCTAGGCATTATCTACAATCCATTGTGCTCAGAATTGTACAGCGCAATAAAAGGCGAAGGCGCTTTCTTGAATGAAAAGCCGATTCATACCTCTAAAATCACTG AGCTGAAAAAAGCATTACTATTCTGCGATTCGTcaattctaaaaataatgaaaaagaacaAAGACATACATGCGGCTAGGTTCGATGCCTTAATCGAAATGACGCAGAC AACCAGAAATACCGGATCAGGTGCATTAGCCCTAGCATACATAGCGCGAGGTGCGGTGGATTGCTTCCACTATGATGGCCTTAGACCTTGGGATGTGGCAGCAGGAACGCTAATCATACGTGAAGCAGGTGGAACTATCATAGATACAAAAG GTGGTGCTTATGATATTATGAATCCGCATACTATCGCAGCAGCGAACGAAATTCTAGCACGAGAGATGTCTAAAGTAATCACCGATActgatttaaaaacataa
- the LOC105202028 gene encoding NADH dehydrogenase [ubiquinone] 1 beta subcomplex subunit 8, mitochondrial, translating into MALTRKFGGLSTQLLKNRVCLFAMVRCFSDKPLPWNYLWSPGEYKKQDHDKIAEKYHLHPKDYQPYPESENKFLGDYPKLPLVGPAAKDPYYPYDIPEFRKNYHETVHDQFEVMGEDRYSYGFKYRIDPVLGTVVFFTFMITVGIITYLLEPYPSFSPRLERQFPQEGVVHYTFEPANSRK; encoded by the exons ATGGCTCTAACGAGAAAGTTCGGTGGACTGTCAACTCAATTGTTGAAAAACAGAGTATGTTTATTCGCGATGGTGAGATGTTTTTCCGATAAAC CATTGCCATGGAACTACCTCTGGAGCCCAGGGGAATACAAAAAACAGGATCATGACAAGATTGCTGAAAAGTATCATTTGCATCCGAAGGACTATCAACCTTATCCTGAGAGTGAAAATAAATTCCTTGGTGATTATCCAAAGTTGCCCTTGGTAGGACCAGCTGCTAAAGACCCATATTATCCATATGATATCCCGgagtttagaaaaaattatcacgaaacg GTACATGACCAGTTTGAAGTAATGGGCGAAGATCGTTATAGTTATGGCTTCAAATACAGAATTGATCCAGTATTGGGAACGGTAGTATTTTTCACTTTCATGATCACAGTAGGAATAATCACTTACCTGTTGGAGCCTTACCCATCATTCTCACCAAGG ttggaAAGACAGTTTCCGCAAGAGGGTGTGGTACATTATACATTTGAGCCAGCAAATTCGAGAAAATAA
- the LOC105202032 gene encoding inositol monophosphatase 1, translating into MYELNNLDECYRIAEELVLHAGKIIEDGISSRKNVKSKGIDWDLVTEYDRKIEDKLIKQLSIQFPLHKFIGEETVAKEGCLPQLTNDPTWIIDPIDGTTNFVHRFPHTCISLALLVNKKAEIGIIYNPLMRQFFSARRHCGAFLNGKSIKTSDVKDLSQSLVAMEPWLAKDPQYLTSVYSRMHALIQGTHGIRSLGTAALTLCYVAMGAVEAYHIEGIDAWDVAAGKLIIEEAGGVVIDTAGGELDLMTPRVIAACNQQIAQQLVDLIKKADSQILNKNLN; encoded by the exons ATGTACgagttaaataatttggatGAGTGCTACAGAATCGCTGAAGAGTTAGTTTTACATGCGGGAAAG atAATAGAAGATGGTATCagtagtagaaaaaatgtcaaaagTAAGGGGATTGACTGGGATCTTGTCACAGAATATGACCGCAAAATAGAggacaaattaataaaacaattgtcAATACAATTTCCATTGCACAA atttattggAGAGGAAACAGTAGCGAAGGAAGGCTGTCTGCCACAACTGACCAATGATCCTACGTGGATAATAGACCCGATAGACGGTACCACCAATTTTGTACACCGTTTTCCACATACATGTATCTCTTTAGCACTACTAGTAAATAAAAAGGCAGAAATTGGGATAATATACAATCCTCTTATGAGGCAATTTTTTTCGGCGAGAAGACACTGCGGTGCCTTCCTTAATGGCAAGTCCATAAAAACCTCGGACGTGAAAG ACTTATCACAATCATTGGTGGCCATGGAACCATGGCTCGCAAAGGATCCTCAGTATTTAACTAGTGTATATAGCAGAATGCATGCTTTAATACAAGGAACTCATgg AATAAGATCACTAGGAACAGCAGCGCTTACTTTATGCTATGTAGCAATGGGAGCTGTAGAGGCATACCATATTGAAGGTATCGACGCTTGGGATGTTGCGGCAgggaaattaattattgaagaaGCAGGTGGAGTTGTGATAGATACTGCTG GGGGAGAACTGGATCTAATGACTCCGAGAGTTATAGCAGCATGCAATCAGCAAATTGCACAACAGCTTGTGGATCTTATTAAGAAAGCCGATTCTCAGatacttaataaaaacttaaattga
- the LOC105202030 gene encoding inositol-phosphate phosphatase isoform X3 has protein sequence MSSDLDITKCFEFAKELMLHAGKILESSFESKKEVYDKGELDFVTDVDYKIEKIFIDALSKQFPDHKIIAEETIGMEKIPELTDAPTWFLDPIDGTTNLIHSFPHVCISLGLTVCKELVLGIIYNPLCSELYSAIKGEGAFLNEKPIHTSKITELKKALLFCDSSILKIMKKNKDIHAARFDALIEMTQTTRNTGSGALALAYIARGAVDCFHYDGLRPWDVAAGTLIIREAGGTIIDTKGGAYDIMNPHTIAAANEILAREMSKVITDTDLKT, from the exons ATGTCAAGCGATCTGGACATCACAAAGTGCTTCgagttcgcgaaagaactcatGTTGCATGCAGGCAAG ATTCTCGAAAGTAGTTTCGAAAGCAAAAAAGAAGTATATGACAAAGGAGAGTTGGATTTTGTAACCGATGTTGATtacaaaattgagaaaatatttatcgatGCTCTATCCAAGCAGTTTCCTGATCACAA GATTATCGCGGAAGAAACGATAGGGATGGAGAAAATACCAGAATTGACGGACGCACCGACGTGGTTCCTTGATCCGATCGACGGAACCACAAATTTAATACATTCGTTTCCTCATGTCTGCATATCCTTAGGTTTGACGGTCTGCAAAGAGCTCGTTCTAGGCATTATCTACAATCCATTGTGCTCAGAATTGTACAGCGCAATAAAAGGCGAAGGCGCTTTCTTGAATGAAAAGCCGATTCATACCTCTAAAATCACTG AGCTGAAAAAAGCATTACTATTCTGCGATTCGTcaattctaaaaataatgaaaaagaacaAAGACATACATGCGGCTAGGTTCGATGCCTTAATCGAAATGACGCAGAC AACCAGAAATACCGGATCAGGTGCATTAGCCCTAGCATACATAGCGCGAGGTGCGGTGGATTGCTTCCACTATGATGGCCTTAGACCTTGGGATGTGGCAGCAGGAACGCTAATCATACGTGAAGCAGGTGGAACTATCATAGATACAAAAG GTGGTGCTTATGATATTATGAATCCGCATACTATCGCAGCAGCGAACGAAATTCTAGCACGAGAGATGTCTAAAGTAATCACCGATActgatttaaaaacataa